One Osmerus eperlanus chromosome 24, fOsmEpe2.1, whole genome shotgun sequence DNA window includes the following coding sequences:
- the ttc14 gene encoding tetratricopeptide repeat protein 14 isoform X2, giving the protein MDRDLLRQSLAYHGQSLYAHLSCEQSENPDFKDVAPDLSKVSYERKDGGVGSHMVEQFIARKADILFAPSWRSAAPVEVELDEEAEEPYAIMPPLELFMEVSYEDRRNMFYRDVERGDAVIGRINNIRDFGFFLTLICMGGGLERDIEDLELSALCPTRDVPSNGNHDDPLSYYQIGDLIRAGVKDIDRYHEKVTISLQPSSLSCSLSRLKLGVISRDDLPLHYTRSLRVANDSTETYERVMRSSLGYSNPSIVQFLLGKVGVSDTRPPSVMRGLQSKHFLEEDFAISLRKKQSSSWALKCVRSGVDHFKHNRHVEAMNEYNKALEIDTNNTEALVARGALYANKGSLVKAISDFELALESCPTHRNAKKYLCQTLVERGGQLEEQEKLVTAEGLYRRALALDSTFPDAQEAMTKIQLLIQVSWAKHTPHLPSHLTQRTHTSPTLSPDPENTHLTWPREHTPHLPSHLAQRTHTSPTLSPDPENTHLTYPLTWPREHTPHLPFHLTQRTHTSPTLSPDPENTHLTWPREHTPHLPSHLAQRTHTSPTLSPDPENTHLTYPLTWPREHTPTVSHPATPSAIKHSGRDLPCHKDMPGVAHLLISSANQCAVLRYCVILMRYCVILMRCFLLFVSL; this is encoded by the exons ATGGATAGAGATTTATTGAGGCAATCGTTGGCCTATCACGGACAGTCCCTGTACGCCCATCTGTCATGTGAACAGAGTGAAAATCCAGACTTCAAAGACGTTGCCCCAGACTTATCTAAAGTCAGCTATGAAAG GaaagatggaggagtgggcAGTCACATGGTGGAGCAGTTCATTGCTAGGAAAGCGGACATTCTGTTTGCACCTTCATGGAGGTCTGCTGCACCGGTGGAGGTGGAGCTGGATGAGGAGGCAGAAG AGCCCTACGCCATCATGCCCCCCCTGGAACTCTTCATGGAGGTGTCCTACGAGGACAGAAGGAACATGTTCTACAGGGACGTAGAGAGAGGGGACGCCGTCATCGGAAGGATCAACAACATCCGAGACTTTGGTTTCTTCCTCACGCTCATCTGCATGGgcggagggctggagagagacatcGAAGACCTGGAGCTCTCG GCACTGTGCCCTACAAGAGATGTACCTTCGAACGGAAACCATGACGACCCACTGTCTTACTACCAGATTGGAGATCTGATCAGAG CTGGCGTGAAAGACATAGACCGCTACCACGAGAAGGTCACCatttctctccagccctcctccctctcttgcagTCTGTCCAGACTGAAGCTGGGGGTCATCAGTAGGGACGACCTCCCTCTGCACTACAC GCGCAGTCTGCGCGTGGCCAACGACAGCACAGAGACCTACGAGAGGGTGATGAGGAGCTCTCTGGGGTACTCCAACCCGTCCATCGTCCAGTTCCTCCTGGGGAAAGTTGGGGTCAGTGATACCCGTCCTCCGTCAGTAATGAGGGGTTTACAGAg CAAACATTTCCTGGAGGAGGACTTTGCCATTTCTCTCAGAAAGAAACAATCTTCCTCGTGGGCACTGAAATG TGTGAGGTCCGGTGTGGACCATTTCAAGCACAACCGCCACGTAGAAGCTATGAATGAGTACAACAAAGCCCTGGAGATCGACACCAACAACACAGAGGCTCTTGTTGCCCGGGGAGCTCT GTATGCCAACAAGGGCAGCCTTGTGAAGGCAATCAGCGACTTTGAGCTGGCGTTGGAGAGCTGTCCCACTCACAGGAACGCGAAAAAGTACCTGTGTCAGACTCTGGTGGAGCGCGGAGGGCA gctggaggagcaggagaagctgGTGACCGCCGAGGGTCTTTACCGGAGAGCCCTGGCGCTGGACAGCACCTTCCCTGACGCCCAGGAGGCCATGACGAAGATCCAGCTGCTCATCCAGGTGAGCTGggcaaaacacacacctcacctaccctctcacctgacccagagaacacacac ctcacctaccctctcacctgacccagagaacacacacctcacctggcccagagaacacacacctcacctaccctctcacctggcccagagaacacacacctcacctaccctctcacctgacccagagaacacacacctcacctaccctctcacctggcccagagaacacacacctcacctacccTTTCACCTgacccagagaacacacac ctcacctaccctctcacctgacccagagaacacacacctcacctggcccagagaacacacacctcacctaccctctcacctggcccagagaacacacacctcacctaccctctcacctgacccagagaacacacacctcacctaccctctcacctggcccagagaacacacac CAACTGTCTCACATCCTGCCACCCCAAGTGCTATAAAACACTCTGGAAGGGACCTACCTTGTCACAAAGATATGCCGGGTGTTGCTCACCTTTTGATCTCCAGTGCTAACCAGTGTGCAGTGCTGAGGTATTGTGTAATACTGATGAGGTATTGTGTAATACTGATGAGGTGCTTCCTTCTGTTTGTGTCCCTGTGA
- the ttc14 gene encoding tetratricopeptide repeat protein 14 isoform X10 gives MDRDLLRQSLAYHGQSLYAHLSCEQSENPDFKDVAPDLSKVSYERKDGGVGSHMVEQFIARKADILFAPSWRSAAPVEVELDEEAEEPYAIMPPLELFMEVSYEDRRNMFYRDVERGDAVIGRINNIRDFGFFLTLICMGGGLERDIEDLELSALCPTRDVPSNGNHDDPLSYYQIGDLIRAGVKDIDRYHEKVTISLQPSSLSCSLSRLKLGVISRDDLPLHYTRSLRVANDSTETYERVMRSSLGYSNPSIVQFLLGKVGVSDTRPPSVMRGLQSKHFLEEDFAISLRKKQSSSWALKCVRSGVDHFKHNRHVEAMNEYNKALEIDTNNTEALVARGALYANKGSLVKAISDFELALESCPTHRNAKKYLCQTLVERGGQLEEQEKLVTAEGLYRRALALDSTFPDAQEAMTKIQLLIQVSWAKHTPHLPSHLTQRTHTSPTLSPGPENTHLTYPLT, from the exons ATGGATAGAGATTTATTGAGGCAATCGTTGGCCTATCACGGACAGTCCCTGTACGCCCATCTGTCATGTGAACAGAGTGAAAATCCAGACTTCAAAGACGTTGCCCCAGACTTATCTAAAGTCAGCTATGAAAG GaaagatggaggagtgggcAGTCACATGGTGGAGCAGTTCATTGCTAGGAAAGCGGACATTCTGTTTGCACCTTCATGGAGGTCTGCTGCACCGGTGGAGGTGGAGCTGGATGAGGAGGCAGAAG AGCCCTACGCCATCATGCCCCCCCTGGAACTCTTCATGGAGGTGTCCTACGAGGACAGAAGGAACATGTTCTACAGGGACGTAGAGAGAGGGGACGCCGTCATCGGAAGGATCAACAACATCCGAGACTTTGGTTTCTTCCTCACGCTCATCTGCATGGgcggagggctggagagagacatcGAAGACCTGGAGCTCTCG GCACTGTGCCCTACAAGAGATGTACCTTCGAACGGAAACCATGACGACCCACTGTCTTACTACCAGATTGGAGATCTGATCAGAG CTGGCGTGAAAGACATAGACCGCTACCACGAGAAGGTCACCatttctctccagccctcctccctctcttgcagTCTGTCCAGACTGAAGCTGGGGGTCATCAGTAGGGACGACCTCCCTCTGCACTACAC GCGCAGTCTGCGCGTGGCCAACGACAGCACAGAGACCTACGAGAGGGTGATGAGGAGCTCTCTGGGGTACTCCAACCCGTCCATCGTCCAGTTCCTCCTGGGGAAAGTTGGGGTCAGTGATACCCGTCCTCCGTCAGTAATGAGGGGTTTACAGAg CAAACATTTCCTGGAGGAGGACTTTGCCATTTCTCTCAGAAAGAAACAATCTTCCTCGTGGGCACTGAAATG TGTGAGGTCCGGTGTGGACCATTTCAAGCACAACCGCCACGTAGAAGCTATGAATGAGTACAACAAAGCCCTGGAGATCGACACCAACAACACAGAGGCTCTTGTTGCCCGGGGAGCTCT GTATGCCAACAAGGGCAGCCTTGTGAAGGCAATCAGCGACTTTGAGCTGGCGTTGGAGAGCTGTCCCACTCACAGGAACGCGAAAAAGTACCTGTGTCAGACTCTGGTGGAGCGCGGAGGGCA gctggaggagcaggagaagctgGTGACCGCCGAGGGTCTTTACCGGAGAGCCCTGGCGCTGGACAGCACCTTCCCTGACGCCCAGGAGGCCATGACGAAGATCCAGCTGCTCATCCAGGTGAGCTGggcaaaacacacacctcacctaccctctcacctgacccagagaacacacac ctcacctaccctctcacctggcccagagaacacacacctcacctaccctctcacctga
- the ttc14 gene encoding tetratricopeptide repeat protein 14 isoform X5, with protein sequence MDRDLLRQSLAYHGQSLYAHLSCEQSENPDFKDVAPDLSKVSYERKDGGVGSHMVEQFIARKADILFAPSWRSAAPVEVELDEEAEEPYAIMPPLELFMEVSYEDRRNMFYRDVERGDAVIGRINNIRDFGFFLTLICMGGGLERDIEDLELSALCPTRDVPSNGNHDDPLSYYQIGDLIRAGVKDIDRYHEKVTISLQPSSLSCSLSRLKLGVISRDDLPLHYTRSLRVANDSTETYERVMRSSLGYSNPSIVQFLLGKVGVSDTRPPSVMRGLQSKHFLEEDFAISLRKKQSSSWALKCVRSGVDHFKHNRHVEAMNEYNKALEIDTNNTEALVARGALYANKGSLVKAISDFELALESCPTHRNAKKYLCQTLVERGGQLEEQEKLVTAEGLYRRALALDSTFPDAQEAMTKIQLLIQVSWAKHTPHLPSHLTQRTHTSPTLSPDPENTHLTWPREHTPHLPSHLAQRTHTSPTLSPDPENTHLTYPLTWPREHTPHLPFHLTQRTHTSPTLSPDPENTHLTWPREHTPHLPSHLAQRTHTSPTLSPDPENTHLTYPLT encoded by the exons ATGGATAGAGATTTATTGAGGCAATCGTTGGCCTATCACGGACAGTCCCTGTACGCCCATCTGTCATGTGAACAGAGTGAAAATCCAGACTTCAAAGACGTTGCCCCAGACTTATCTAAAGTCAGCTATGAAAG GaaagatggaggagtgggcAGTCACATGGTGGAGCAGTTCATTGCTAGGAAAGCGGACATTCTGTTTGCACCTTCATGGAGGTCTGCTGCACCGGTGGAGGTGGAGCTGGATGAGGAGGCAGAAG AGCCCTACGCCATCATGCCCCCCCTGGAACTCTTCATGGAGGTGTCCTACGAGGACAGAAGGAACATGTTCTACAGGGACGTAGAGAGAGGGGACGCCGTCATCGGAAGGATCAACAACATCCGAGACTTTGGTTTCTTCCTCACGCTCATCTGCATGGgcggagggctggagagagacatcGAAGACCTGGAGCTCTCG GCACTGTGCCCTACAAGAGATGTACCTTCGAACGGAAACCATGACGACCCACTGTCTTACTACCAGATTGGAGATCTGATCAGAG CTGGCGTGAAAGACATAGACCGCTACCACGAGAAGGTCACCatttctctccagccctcctccctctcttgcagTCTGTCCAGACTGAAGCTGGGGGTCATCAGTAGGGACGACCTCCCTCTGCACTACAC GCGCAGTCTGCGCGTGGCCAACGACAGCACAGAGACCTACGAGAGGGTGATGAGGAGCTCTCTGGGGTACTCCAACCCGTCCATCGTCCAGTTCCTCCTGGGGAAAGTTGGGGTCAGTGATACCCGTCCTCCGTCAGTAATGAGGGGTTTACAGAg CAAACATTTCCTGGAGGAGGACTTTGCCATTTCTCTCAGAAAGAAACAATCTTCCTCGTGGGCACTGAAATG TGTGAGGTCCGGTGTGGACCATTTCAAGCACAACCGCCACGTAGAAGCTATGAATGAGTACAACAAAGCCCTGGAGATCGACACCAACAACACAGAGGCTCTTGTTGCCCGGGGAGCTCT GTATGCCAACAAGGGCAGCCTTGTGAAGGCAATCAGCGACTTTGAGCTGGCGTTGGAGAGCTGTCCCACTCACAGGAACGCGAAAAAGTACCTGTGTCAGACTCTGGTGGAGCGCGGAGGGCA gctggaggagcaggagaagctgGTGACCGCCGAGGGTCTTTACCGGAGAGCCCTGGCGCTGGACAGCACCTTCCCTGACGCCCAGGAGGCCATGACGAAGATCCAGCTGCTCATCCAGGTGAGCTGggcaaaacacacacctcacctaccctctcacctgacccagagaacacacac ctcacctaccctctcacctgacccagagaacacacacctcacctggcccagagaacacacacctcacctaccctctcacctggcccagagaacacacacctcacctaccctctcacctgacccagagaacacacacctcacctaccctctcacctggcccagagaacacacacctcacctacccTTTCACCTgacccagagaacacacac ctcacctaccctctcacctgacccagagaacacacacctcacctggcccagagaacacacacctcacctaccctctcacctggcccagagaacacacacctcacctaccctctcacctgacccagagaacacacacctcacctaccctctcac ctga
- the ttc14 gene encoding tetratricopeptide repeat protein 14 isoform X3 — MDRDLLRQSLAYHGQSLYAHLSCEQSENPDFKDVAPDLSKVSYERKDGGVGSHMVEQFIARKADILFAPSWRSAAPVEVELDEEAEEPYAIMPPLELFMEVSYEDRRNMFYRDVERGDAVIGRINNIRDFGFFLTLICMGGGLERDIEDLELSALCPTRDVPSNGNHDDPLSYYQIGDLIRAGVKDIDRYHEKVTISLQPSSLSCSLSRLKLGVISRDDLPLHYTRSLRVANDSTETYERVMRSSLGYSNPSIVQFLLGKVGVSDTRPPSVMRGLQSKHFLEEDFAISLRKKQSSSWALKCVRSGVDHFKHNRHVEAMNEYNKALEIDTNNTEALVARGALYANKGSLVKAISDFELALESCPTHRNAKKYLCQTLVERGGQLEEQEKLVTAEGLYRRALALDSTFPDAQEAMTKIQLLIQVSWAKHTPHLPSHLTQRTHTSPTLSPDPENTHLTYPLTWPREHTPHLPFHLTQRTHTSPTLSPDPENTHLTWPREHTPHLPSHLAQRTHTSPTLSPDPENTHLTYPLTWPREHTPTVSHPATPSAIKHSGRDLPCHKDMPGVAHLLISSANQCAVLRYCVILMRYCVILMRCFLLFVSL, encoded by the exons ATGGATAGAGATTTATTGAGGCAATCGTTGGCCTATCACGGACAGTCCCTGTACGCCCATCTGTCATGTGAACAGAGTGAAAATCCAGACTTCAAAGACGTTGCCCCAGACTTATCTAAAGTCAGCTATGAAAG GaaagatggaggagtgggcAGTCACATGGTGGAGCAGTTCATTGCTAGGAAAGCGGACATTCTGTTTGCACCTTCATGGAGGTCTGCTGCACCGGTGGAGGTGGAGCTGGATGAGGAGGCAGAAG AGCCCTACGCCATCATGCCCCCCCTGGAACTCTTCATGGAGGTGTCCTACGAGGACAGAAGGAACATGTTCTACAGGGACGTAGAGAGAGGGGACGCCGTCATCGGAAGGATCAACAACATCCGAGACTTTGGTTTCTTCCTCACGCTCATCTGCATGGgcggagggctggagagagacatcGAAGACCTGGAGCTCTCG GCACTGTGCCCTACAAGAGATGTACCTTCGAACGGAAACCATGACGACCCACTGTCTTACTACCAGATTGGAGATCTGATCAGAG CTGGCGTGAAAGACATAGACCGCTACCACGAGAAGGTCACCatttctctccagccctcctccctctcttgcagTCTGTCCAGACTGAAGCTGGGGGTCATCAGTAGGGACGACCTCCCTCTGCACTACAC GCGCAGTCTGCGCGTGGCCAACGACAGCACAGAGACCTACGAGAGGGTGATGAGGAGCTCTCTGGGGTACTCCAACCCGTCCATCGTCCAGTTCCTCCTGGGGAAAGTTGGGGTCAGTGATACCCGTCCTCCGTCAGTAATGAGGGGTTTACAGAg CAAACATTTCCTGGAGGAGGACTTTGCCATTTCTCTCAGAAAGAAACAATCTTCCTCGTGGGCACTGAAATG TGTGAGGTCCGGTGTGGACCATTTCAAGCACAACCGCCACGTAGAAGCTATGAATGAGTACAACAAAGCCCTGGAGATCGACACCAACAACACAGAGGCTCTTGTTGCCCGGGGAGCTCT GTATGCCAACAAGGGCAGCCTTGTGAAGGCAATCAGCGACTTTGAGCTGGCGTTGGAGAGCTGTCCCACTCACAGGAACGCGAAAAAGTACCTGTGTCAGACTCTGGTGGAGCGCGGAGGGCA gctggaggagcaggagaagctgGTGACCGCCGAGGGTCTTTACCGGAGAGCCCTGGCGCTGGACAGCACCTTCCCTGACGCCCAGGAGGCCATGACGAAGATCCAGCTGCTCATCCAGGTGAGCTGggcaaaacacacacctcacctaccctctcacctgacccagagaacacacac ctcacctaccctctcacctgacccagagaacacacacctcacctaccctctcacctggcccagagaacacacacctcacctacccTTTCACCTgacccagagaacacacac ctcacctaccctctcacctgacccagagaacacacacctcacctggcccagagaacacacacctcacctaccctctcacctggcccagagaacacacacctcacctaccctctcacctgacccagagaacacacacctcacctaccctctcacctggcccagagaacacacac CAACTGTCTCACATCCTGCCACCCCAAGTGCTATAAAACACTCTGGAAGGGACCTACCTTGTCACAAAGATATGCCGGGTGTTGCTCACCTTTTGATCTCCAGTGCTAACCAGTGTGCAGTGCTGAGGTATTGTGTAATACTGATGAGGTATTGTGTAATACTGATGAGGTGCTTCCTTCTGTTTGTGTCCCTGTGA
- the ttc14 gene encoding tetratricopeptide repeat protein 14 isoform X11, protein MDRDLLRQSLAYHGQSLYAHLSCEQSENPDFKDVAPDLSKVSYERKDGGVGSHMVEQFIARKADILFAPSWRSAAPVEVELDEEAEEPYAIMPPLELFMEVSYEDRRNMFYRDVERGDAVIGRINNIRDFGFFLTLICMGGGLERDIEDLELSALCPTRDVPSNGNHDDPLSYYQIGDLIRAGVKDIDRYHEKVTISLQPSSLSCSLSRLKLGVISRDDLPLHYTRSLRVANDSTETYERVMRSSLGYSNPSIVQFLLGKVGVSDTRPPSVMRGLQSKHFLEEDFAISLRKKQSSSWALKCVRSGVDHFKHNRHVEAMNEYNKALEIDTNNTEALVARGALYANKGSLVKAISDFELALESCPTHRNAKKYLCQTLVERGGQLEEQEKLVTAEGLYRRALALDSTFPDAQEAMTKIQLLIQVSWAKHTPHLPSHLTQRTHTSPTLSPDPENTHLTYPLT, encoded by the exons ATGGATAGAGATTTATTGAGGCAATCGTTGGCCTATCACGGACAGTCCCTGTACGCCCATCTGTCATGTGAACAGAGTGAAAATCCAGACTTCAAAGACGTTGCCCCAGACTTATCTAAAGTCAGCTATGAAAG GaaagatggaggagtgggcAGTCACATGGTGGAGCAGTTCATTGCTAGGAAAGCGGACATTCTGTTTGCACCTTCATGGAGGTCTGCTGCACCGGTGGAGGTGGAGCTGGATGAGGAGGCAGAAG AGCCCTACGCCATCATGCCCCCCCTGGAACTCTTCATGGAGGTGTCCTACGAGGACAGAAGGAACATGTTCTACAGGGACGTAGAGAGAGGGGACGCCGTCATCGGAAGGATCAACAACATCCGAGACTTTGGTTTCTTCCTCACGCTCATCTGCATGGgcggagggctggagagagacatcGAAGACCTGGAGCTCTCG GCACTGTGCCCTACAAGAGATGTACCTTCGAACGGAAACCATGACGACCCACTGTCTTACTACCAGATTGGAGATCTGATCAGAG CTGGCGTGAAAGACATAGACCGCTACCACGAGAAGGTCACCatttctctccagccctcctccctctcttgcagTCTGTCCAGACTGAAGCTGGGGGTCATCAGTAGGGACGACCTCCCTCTGCACTACAC GCGCAGTCTGCGCGTGGCCAACGACAGCACAGAGACCTACGAGAGGGTGATGAGGAGCTCTCTGGGGTACTCCAACCCGTCCATCGTCCAGTTCCTCCTGGGGAAAGTTGGGGTCAGTGATACCCGTCCTCCGTCAGTAATGAGGGGTTTACAGAg CAAACATTTCCTGGAGGAGGACTTTGCCATTTCTCTCAGAAAGAAACAATCTTCCTCGTGGGCACTGAAATG TGTGAGGTCCGGTGTGGACCATTTCAAGCACAACCGCCACGTAGAAGCTATGAATGAGTACAACAAAGCCCTGGAGATCGACACCAACAACACAGAGGCTCTTGTTGCCCGGGGAGCTCT GTATGCCAACAAGGGCAGCCTTGTGAAGGCAATCAGCGACTTTGAGCTGGCGTTGGAGAGCTGTCCCACTCACAGGAACGCGAAAAAGTACCTGTGTCAGACTCTGGTGGAGCGCGGAGGGCA gctggaggagcaggagaagctgGTGACCGCCGAGGGTCTTTACCGGAGAGCCCTGGCGCTGGACAGCACCTTCCCTGACGCCCAGGAGGCCATGACGAAGATCCAGCTGCTCATCCAGGTGAGCTGggcaaaacacacacctcacctaccctctcacctgacccagagaacacacac ctcacctaccctctcacctgacccagagaacacacac ctcacctaccctctcacctga
- the ttc14 gene encoding tetratricopeptide repeat protein 14 isoform X4, which produces MDRDLLRQSLAYHGQSLYAHLSCEQSENPDFKDVAPDLSKVSYERKDGGVGSHMVEQFIARKADILFAPSWRSAAPVEVELDEEAEEPYAIMPPLELFMEVSYEDRRNMFYRDVERGDAVIGRINNIRDFGFFLTLICMGGGLERDIEDLELSALCPTRDVPSNGNHDDPLSYYQIGDLIRAGVKDIDRYHEKVTISLQPSSLSCSLSRLKLGVISRDDLPLHYTRSLRVANDSTETYERVMRSSLGYSNPSIVQFLLGKVGVSDTRPPSVMRGLQSKHFLEEDFAISLRKKQSSSWALKCVRSGVDHFKHNRHVEAMNEYNKALEIDTNNTEALVARGALYANKGSLVKAISDFELALESCPTHRNAKKYLCQTLVERGGQLEEQEKLVTAEGLYRRALALDSTFPDAQEAMTKIQLLIQVSWAKHTPHLPSHLTQRTHTSPTLSPDPENTHLTWPREHTPHLPSHLAQRTHTSPTLSPDPENTHLTYPLTWPREHTPHLPFHLTQRTHTSPTLSPDPENTHLTWPREHTPHLPSHLAQRTHTSPTLSPDPENTHQLSHILPPQVL; this is translated from the exons ATGGATAGAGATTTATTGAGGCAATCGTTGGCCTATCACGGACAGTCCCTGTACGCCCATCTGTCATGTGAACAGAGTGAAAATCCAGACTTCAAAGACGTTGCCCCAGACTTATCTAAAGTCAGCTATGAAAG GaaagatggaggagtgggcAGTCACATGGTGGAGCAGTTCATTGCTAGGAAAGCGGACATTCTGTTTGCACCTTCATGGAGGTCTGCTGCACCGGTGGAGGTGGAGCTGGATGAGGAGGCAGAAG AGCCCTACGCCATCATGCCCCCCCTGGAACTCTTCATGGAGGTGTCCTACGAGGACAGAAGGAACATGTTCTACAGGGACGTAGAGAGAGGGGACGCCGTCATCGGAAGGATCAACAACATCCGAGACTTTGGTTTCTTCCTCACGCTCATCTGCATGGgcggagggctggagagagacatcGAAGACCTGGAGCTCTCG GCACTGTGCCCTACAAGAGATGTACCTTCGAACGGAAACCATGACGACCCACTGTCTTACTACCAGATTGGAGATCTGATCAGAG CTGGCGTGAAAGACATAGACCGCTACCACGAGAAGGTCACCatttctctccagccctcctccctctcttgcagTCTGTCCAGACTGAAGCTGGGGGTCATCAGTAGGGACGACCTCCCTCTGCACTACAC GCGCAGTCTGCGCGTGGCCAACGACAGCACAGAGACCTACGAGAGGGTGATGAGGAGCTCTCTGGGGTACTCCAACCCGTCCATCGTCCAGTTCCTCCTGGGGAAAGTTGGGGTCAGTGATACCCGTCCTCCGTCAGTAATGAGGGGTTTACAGAg CAAACATTTCCTGGAGGAGGACTTTGCCATTTCTCTCAGAAAGAAACAATCTTCCTCGTGGGCACTGAAATG TGTGAGGTCCGGTGTGGACCATTTCAAGCACAACCGCCACGTAGAAGCTATGAATGAGTACAACAAAGCCCTGGAGATCGACACCAACAACACAGAGGCTCTTGTTGCCCGGGGAGCTCT GTATGCCAACAAGGGCAGCCTTGTGAAGGCAATCAGCGACTTTGAGCTGGCGTTGGAGAGCTGTCCCACTCACAGGAACGCGAAAAAGTACCTGTGTCAGACTCTGGTGGAGCGCGGAGGGCA gctggaggagcaggagaagctgGTGACCGCCGAGGGTCTTTACCGGAGAGCCCTGGCGCTGGACAGCACCTTCCCTGACGCCCAGGAGGCCATGACGAAGATCCAGCTGCTCATCCAGGTGAGCTGggcaaaacacacacctcacctaccctctcacctgacccagagaacacacac ctcacctaccctctcacctgacccagagaacacacacctcacctggcccagagaacacacacctcacctaccctctcacctggcccagagaacacacacctcacctaccctctcacctgacccagagaacacacacctcacctaccctctcacctggcccagagaacacacacctcacctacccTTTCACCTgacccagagaacacacac ctcacctaccctctcacctgacccagagaacacacacctcacctggcccagagaacacacacctcacctaccctctcacctggcccagagaacacacacctcacctaccctctcacctgacccagagaacacacac CAACTGTCTCACATCCTGCCACCCCAAGTGCTATAA